A part of Drosophila ananassae strain 14024-0371.13 chromosome 2R, ASM1763931v2, whole genome shotgun sequence genomic DNA contains:
- the LOC6506155 gene encoding protein SCAI isoform X1, translating into MVKMESTEEQDRKLVLEFCHLLEKSKQLFNGLRDLPQYGHRQWQAYFGRTFDVYTKLWKFQQQHRMVLDSKYGLKRWQIGEIASKIGQLYYHYYLRTSETNYLNEAYQFYAAIRGRAYYSRAAKEDRPDLMVKKLRYYARFIVVCLLLKKMKLVRELVTELEKQIQEYTNTYEPEDHLEWSLVLEEIKGFIKAEAAVAVLHADSNPIILSHSGSGSRLSPLTTPPCERSPHMTLSLQEILIVGSACEQAKFSELTMDMFRMLQTLEREPTESATNPLSMSHGLHGHDASPAASRIPPYGVPGSKGYMENGRHFRDNPHKYLLYKPSISQLLVFLASGFKELPLGGALLLYMSADGCFSTTKHPEDYGYELGGLATSVKRDSVDGGGLSCRGKSYKENHCLYPGDLYPFTRRPMFIIIDSDNSFVFQHIPRYFGQPLVVLMSPQDVPPAFQADVQHHGSLFTLFLHSPLTALCYICNVGDVPIHHWERCQTYVDRFITEASRLVTRCRIDEIEQGIGFIDSSYVQFFGDDFLRTLILRFVFCDVVLRLHRGFRGRHMRPRCEPQLPANELLEHPSLSHIVFQLASALDVRGHFSEGPECD; encoded by the exons ATGGTGAAAATGGAATCCACGGAAGAACAGGATCGAAAGCTAGTTTTGGAGTTTTGCCATTTGCTGGAGAAGTCCAAGCAGCTCTTCAACGGGCTCAG GGATCTGCCGCAATATGGCCATCGGCAGTGGCAAGCCTACTTCGGTCGCACCTTCGATGTCTATACCAAGTTGTGGAAGTTTCAGCAGCAACATCGCATGGTCCTCGACTCAAAGTATGGCCTAAAGCGTTGGCAGATCGGTGAAATAGCAAGCAAAATTGGTCAGCTCTATTATCACTATTA CTTAAGAACCAGCGAAACCAACTACCTGAACGAAGCGTATCAGTTCTATGCGGCTATAAGGGGTCGTGCCTACTACTCGCGAGCGGCCAAGGAGGACCGGCCCGACCTGATGGTGAAAAAACTGCGCTACTATGCCCGCTTCATAGTCGTCTGCCTGCTGCTCAAGAAGATGAAGCTGGTGCGGGAGCTGGTCACAGAGCTGGAGAAACAAATTCAGGAGTACACCAACAC ATACGAGCCGGAGGATCACTTGGAGTGGTCGCTGGTGCTGGAGGAGATCAAGGGCTTCATCAAGGCggaggcggcggtggcggttCTACACGCCGACTCCAATCCCATCATCCTGTCGCACAG TGGTTCCGGTTCTAGGTTGTCGCCGCTGACGACGCCGCCCTGCGAGCGGTCCCCGCACATGACCCTCAGCCTGCAGGAGATCCTGATTGTGGGCTCCGCCTGCGAGCAGGCCAAGTTCTCTGAACTGACCATGGACATGTTCCGGATGCTGCAGACGCTGGAGCGAGAGCCGACGGAGTCTGCAACGAATCCACTAAGCATGTCGCACGGCCTCCATGGTCACGATGCCAGTCCGGCGGCCAGCCGGATACCGCCGTACGGGGTGCCGGGCTCCAAGGGTTACATGGAAAACGGTCGCCACTTCCGAGACAATCCCCACAAGTATCTGTTGTATAAGCCCTCGATTAGCCAGCTGCTGGTCTTCCTGGCCAGCGGCTTTAAGGAACTGCCGCTGGGCGGAGCCCTGTTGCTTTACATGTCGGCCGATGGCTGCTTCTCCACCACCAAACATCCTGAGGATT ATGGTTACGAGCTGGGCGGCCTGGCCACCAGCGTAAAGCGGGACAGCGTGGACGGCGGCGGACTGTCGTGTCGGGGGAAGTCCTACAAGGAAAACCACTGCCTGTATCCGGGTGATCTGTATCCCTTCACACGCCGGCCCATGTTCATAATCATCGACTCGGACAACTCGTTTGTCTTTCAGCACATACCGCGCTATTTTGGCCAGCCCCTAGTGGTGCTCATGTCGCCGCAGGATGTGCCCCCCGCATTCCAAG CTGATGTCCAGCATCATGGCTCGCTGTTTACATTGTTCCTGCACTCcccgctcaccgctctctgctaCATCTGCAACGTCGGAGACGTGCCCATCCACCACTGGGAACGCTGTCAGACCTACGTCGATCGGTTCATCACGGAGGCCTCCCGTTTGGTGACACGATGTCGCATCGATGAAATCGAGCAGGGCATAGGATTTATAG ACTCTTCCTACGTGCAGTTCTTTGGCGACGACTTCCTTCGCACCCTGATCCTGCGCTTCGTTTTCTGTGATGTGGTTCTGCGGCTGCACCGCGGATTCCGGGGCCGGCACATGCGACCACGGTGCGAGCCGCAGCTCCCGGCAAACGAGCTCCTGGAGCACCCGTCACTCTCCCACATCGTCTTTCAACTGGCCTCGGCATTGGATGTGCGTGGCCACTTCTCCGAGGGGCCGGAGTGCGACTGA
- the LOC6506155 gene encoding protein SCAI isoform X2, with protein MVKMESTEEQDRKLVLEFCHLLEKSKQLFNGLRDLPQYGHRQWQAYFGRTFDVYTKLWKFQQQHRMVLDSKYGLKRWQIGEIASKIGQLYYHYYLRTSETNYLNEAYQFYAAIRGRAYYSRAAKEDRPDLMVKKLRYYARFIVVCLLLKKMKLVRELVTELEKQIQEYTNTYEPEDHLEWSLVLEEIKGFIKAEAAVAVLHADSNPIILSHRLSPLTTPPCERSPHMTLSLQEILIVGSACEQAKFSELTMDMFRMLQTLEREPTESATNPLSMSHGLHGHDASPAASRIPPYGVPGSKGYMENGRHFRDNPHKYLLYKPSISQLLVFLASGFKELPLGGALLLYMSADGCFSTTKHPEDYGYELGGLATSVKRDSVDGGGLSCRGKSYKENHCLYPGDLYPFTRRPMFIIIDSDNSFVFQHIPRYFGQPLVVLMSPQDVPPAFQADVQHHGSLFTLFLHSPLTALCYICNVGDVPIHHWERCQTYVDRFITEASRLVTRCRIDEIEQGIGFIDSSYVQFFGDDFLRTLILRFVFCDVVLRLHRGFRGRHMRPRCEPQLPANELLEHPSLSHIVFQLASALDVRGHFSEGPECD; from the exons ATGGTGAAAATGGAATCCACGGAAGAACAGGATCGAAAGCTAGTTTTGGAGTTTTGCCATTTGCTGGAGAAGTCCAAGCAGCTCTTCAACGGGCTCAG GGATCTGCCGCAATATGGCCATCGGCAGTGGCAAGCCTACTTCGGTCGCACCTTCGATGTCTATACCAAGTTGTGGAAGTTTCAGCAGCAACATCGCATGGTCCTCGACTCAAAGTATGGCCTAAAGCGTTGGCAGATCGGTGAAATAGCAAGCAAAATTGGTCAGCTCTATTATCACTATTA CTTAAGAACCAGCGAAACCAACTACCTGAACGAAGCGTATCAGTTCTATGCGGCTATAAGGGGTCGTGCCTACTACTCGCGAGCGGCCAAGGAGGACCGGCCCGACCTGATGGTGAAAAAACTGCGCTACTATGCCCGCTTCATAGTCGTCTGCCTGCTGCTCAAGAAGATGAAGCTGGTGCGGGAGCTGGTCACAGAGCTGGAGAAACAAATTCAGGAGTACACCAACAC ATACGAGCCGGAGGATCACTTGGAGTGGTCGCTGGTGCTGGAGGAGATCAAGGGCTTCATCAAGGCggaggcggcggtggcggttCTACACGCCGACTCCAATCCCATCATCCTGTCGCACAG GTTGTCGCCGCTGACGACGCCGCCCTGCGAGCGGTCCCCGCACATGACCCTCAGCCTGCAGGAGATCCTGATTGTGGGCTCCGCCTGCGAGCAGGCCAAGTTCTCTGAACTGACCATGGACATGTTCCGGATGCTGCAGACGCTGGAGCGAGAGCCGACGGAGTCTGCAACGAATCCACTAAGCATGTCGCACGGCCTCCATGGTCACGATGCCAGTCCGGCGGCCAGCCGGATACCGCCGTACGGGGTGCCGGGCTCCAAGGGTTACATGGAAAACGGTCGCCACTTCCGAGACAATCCCCACAAGTATCTGTTGTATAAGCCCTCGATTAGCCAGCTGCTGGTCTTCCTGGCCAGCGGCTTTAAGGAACTGCCGCTGGGCGGAGCCCTGTTGCTTTACATGTCGGCCGATGGCTGCTTCTCCACCACCAAACATCCTGAGGATT ATGGTTACGAGCTGGGCGGCCTGGCCACCAGCGTAAAGCGGGACAGCGTGGACGGCGGCGGACTGTCGTGTCGGGGGAAGTCCTACAAGGAAAACCACTGCCTGTATCCGGGTGATCTGTATCCCTTCACACGCCGGCCCATGTTCATAATCATCGACTCGGACAACTCGTTTGTCTTTCAGCACATACCGCGCTATTTTGGCCAGCCCCTAGTGGTGCTCATGTCGCCGCAGGATGTGCCCCCCGCATTCCAAG CTGATGTCCAGCATCATGGCTCGCTGTTTACATTGTTCCTGCACTCcccgctcaccgctctctgctaCATCTGCAACGTCGGAGACGTGCCCATCCACCACTGGGAACGCTGTCAGACCTACGTCGATCGGTTCATCACGGAGGCCTCCCGTTTGGTGACACGATGTCGCATCGATGAAATCGAGCAGGGCATAGGATTTATAG ACTCTTCCTACGTGCAGTTCTTTGGCGACGACTTCCTTCGCACCCTGATCCTGCGCTTCGTTTTCTGTGATGTGGTTCTGCGGCTGCACCGCGGATTCCGGGGCCGGCACATGCGACCACGGTGCGAGCCGCAGCTCCCGGCAAACGAGCTCCTGGAGCACCCGTCACTCTCCCACATCGTCTTTCAACTGGCCTCGGCATTGGATGTGCGTGGCCACTTCTCCGAGGGGCCGGAGTGCGACTGA